A region of Phoenix dactylifera cultivar Barhee BC4 unplaced genomic scaffold, palm_55x_up_171113_PBpolish2nd_filt_p 000112F, whole genome shotgun sequence DNA encodes the following proteins:
- the LOC103723221 gene encoding uncharacterized protein LOC103723221: MAASTMSSAAAAATYSSSLSPSSSLSSKSKPLKILAMASRKKVNRYDGNWAKQWYGAGIFVEGSEEVSVDVVKKLEERKVLSGVEKAGLLSKAEQLGFTLSSIEKLGFFSKAEELGLLSFLERAAGVSPSVLASVSLPLLLAAVAAVVLIPDDSAALVAAQVVVAAALLIGAVGLFVGSVLLGGLQESD; the protein is encoded by the exons ATGGCGGCGTCAACGatgtcctccgccgccgccgccgccacctactcttcttccctctccccctcctcttctctctcctccaaGAGCAAACCCCTCAAGATCCTCGCCATGGCCTCCAGAAAGAAG GTGAATAGGTACGACGGGAATTGGGCGAAGCAGTGGTACGGGGCGGGGATCTTCGTGGAGGGCAGCGAGGAGGTGAGCGTGGACGTGGTCAAGAAGCTTGAGGAGCGCAAGGTCCTCAGCGGCGTTGAGAAGGCTGGCCTCCTCTCCAAGGCCGAGCAGCTCGGCTTCACGCTCTCCTCCATCGAGAAGCTCGGGTTCTTCTCCAAGGCAGAGGAGCTCGGCCTCCTCAGCTTCCTCGAGAGGGCCGCCGGTGTCTCCCCCTCCGTCCTCGCCTCGGTGTCGCTGCCGCTCTTGCTCGCTGCCGTCGCCGCCGTTGTCCTTATCCCCGACGACTCCGCCGCGCTCGTGGCCGCGCAGGTCGTCGTCGCCGCCGCCCTCTTGATCGGCGCCGTCGGGCTCTTCGTGGGGTCGGTCTTGTTGGGCGGGCTACAAGAGTCCGACTGA